The genomic DNA ATTGGCTTACTCACTGGCTACGGTAGGGGTATTTATGTGCCTCATTTGGGTGGAAAAACTCAAAAGAGAAACCTCATACGAAGCCTTCAACGGTCTTGCCAAAACAGAGCCTCTGCTGGCAGTGGTAGCCGCGATTTCTTTATTATCTATGGCGGGTATTCCGCTAACTGCAGGGTTTATCGCGAAGTTTAATTTGTTTAGCCAAGCCATTTCAGGCGGCGTTACGCTATTGGTCATCATTGCGGTGATTGGCTCTGCGCTGAGTATTGCGTACTACCTTAGGTTGATTATCGTGATGTTCTTTTATAAAGAAAGCACTTTCAAAACCAGTGAAAAAGTCAGCCTAACTTATAACATCGTATCGGTGGTGATTATAGCGCTCATTATTGCGTTGGGCGTGGCTCCAGATACTTTCGTGATGTTATTTAATATTTAAAAAATACCATTTAAATAGAATAGAAAAAGCAAAGATAAATTCTTTGCTTTTTTTGTTTGAGGCATCTCGCAGCGTTTTTTATCATAAAAACACTTATCTTTGCCAAAATAATAAAAAATCAAGAAATGAAAAAAGTGATTTTATTCTCGTTATTGGCAGTCGTAGCCATTTCTTGTAGGGGAACAGAAGAAGAACTACGAAATCGGTTACTGCCAATTAAACTAACTCAAACTTCTTATGGTAATGATGGTTTTATAGATGAAATTACAGAATATAACCTATCTTATAATGGAAACCATTTAGAAAAAGTGGAAGATAATCATGATTTTGTTCAAACATTCACTTATCAAGGTAATAGGATTAAATCAATAGAAGGGCGGATTAAAGATAATTCTAATTTCTTGCAAACAGTTACATTTGAATATGATGATAAAGGTAATTTAACAAAAGAATTAAGAGTAGAGAAGGGAATACAATATTCAAAACCTTATTCTCTATTTATAGAGTATACTTATACCATACCACAGAATAATATGGTTAACATTACTTATAATAGGGTAGAAAGGTATAATGGTGGGCAGAACTACTATGAAACAGGAACTTATGAATATACGCTAAACGCACAACAGCAAGTCATAAAAAGTGTTGGTAATTACATAGAAAGAAAAGAATACCCAGCAGATACAATAAGGAGATCAGAAACTTTGGAAATAGCTTATGATAATCAGAAATCTATATTTAAAAATGTAACGGGCTTAAACCGACTATCTTATGCTGAATATAATATCAATGGGCTCTTATCTTATCCTCATAATATTATAAATACTCGAGAGTATAGGGATGGAGAATATTATGAGGATCGTAAAAGAGAAATTATATACAATGAAAAAGGTTATCCTTCAGAAATGACAGATCTTTCTAAAGGAAAATATACAGATTATCATAAAGATGATATATTTAAAATAGAATATCAATAAAAATATTTTCACTCATATTATAAAACAAATACAAAAATCACCGCGGCTCAAACGAAAGTTTGAGCCGCGGTGGGGTTTAAAAATATCACCTTTAATCCTAAAACTGATAACCTACACCAAAGGAGAAGGTGCGGTCAGAGCTTGGCATAATGCCACCCCAATACGGATAGCGCTTGGTGTAATATTCTCTATCCAAAATATTGAGCATATTAAAGTTGAAATTGAGATGGTTGATATTATAATTGATGCTACCACTTAAGATATTGTACCCCGGGATTTTCCCAATATTACCATTGGGACTGCCTTCCCAAGTGTTCGCATTATCCGTATATTGCTTAGAAGTATAGGCATCATAGAGGTTGATGATCAGTTCCCCCTTGCCGAGTGGCGTTTGGAACTTCGCACCAGGAGTAATGGTAAAATTAGGTGCATATGGCAAGGTATTGCCTTTAAAATCTCCGTTAGAGAAAGTCGCTTTTTGGATGGCGGTATTCACATAGAACGAAAATTGCGGCGTTGGTTTTACTTTAATTTCGGCTTCTATACCTCTGTGGAAGCTCTTTCCAGCATTTTGTCTTAGCCCATCTATCGTTACAATTTTATCATTGAAATAAATTAAATATCCCGTTAAGTTCAGGCTGAGCCATTCCGTTGGGCGCGTTCTTACCCCCACTTCAAAATTATTAGAAGTTTCAGGCTTTAAGAATTTCCCCGAAGCTACCACTTTAGGATTGGTGGCGCTGGAAGATTGCGGCGGCTGATAACCTTTAGACACTGTAGTATAAAATTCGGAATTTTTAACCCCTTGATAAACCAACCCTAACGAGTAGATGAAACTATCACTATTGGCTTTGGTTTGCAATCCAGATTTGAGGTCATTGGTGGCATAATCCACATAAGTATAGCGCACCCCAGGGCTCAGAATTAAATCTGTACGAAGGTAGAGCTGATTATAAAGATAGGCTTCATAAACATTGGTATTGCTTTCGTTGCCAGATTGTAGCACGCCAGAGCGGGCTTCATTAGTGGCGCCATCTACGCTTTTGTTGCGGTAAATATCGGTGTGGTATCTTAGTCCAGCCAGGAAATTGTTTTTAAGTCCCCAGACTTGGTCTGTATTTTTATAATCAATATAAACTCCGAAAGAAGGGATGTTGCGGAGCATTCCTGCATTTTTATTTTCGGTAGGATAAGCCGAGCCTATCCACCAATCTCTTTGGAAATAGCCACCATACAGCACGGCAGAAAGGCTATTGGTCGTGTTGAGGTGTCTGGTATAGGTCAGGTTAGCCATCATTCTCTTGGCAAGGAACTCATCATGATCGTGCACGGCTAAAGATTGCCTTGGGTTTTGGGTGTATTCTTGTGCATTAAGCCCACCTGGAGTTTCAGAGTTTTCCCAAAAAGCACTAAAATAAAACTTCAATTCGTTCTGTTCATCAGGTCTTGCCGCCAAAGAGAGGGTCACATCATCGGTATGGAATTTAGAGTTTTTCTCTCTTGAACCATCGCCTTGTCGGCGGTTGTAACCGATGTAATAGTTGAAAGTTTTAGAACCGCCACCAGCTTCTGCACCTAAGTTGAGCGCGTTATAATTGCCATAAGCGGCGTAGATTCTTTTATAAGGTTCGTAGGCTCCATTTTTGGTGATGATGTTCATCACGCCGCCAATAGCACCGCCGCCATAAAGCACTGGCGAGGCACCACGGATAATCTCTATCCGCTCTACGGATGCGGCAGGCACCATAGTATATTCACTCAGCGAGCTGTAACTCTCGCCCAAGGGCATTTTGCCATCTACCAAAGTCAGTAGCGCTGATGAACGCCCAGGGTCTAAGCCTCTCAAGCCAATACTCGGTTTTAGCCCTCTGCCATCTTCATCTACAAAATTAGCACCAGGCACCAATCTCATCGCATCGCCGAGGGTTTGTATGCCCAATTCTTTGAAGGTTTTCGCTGTGACGGTATTCACAGAACCAGCATAGTTTTTAATTTTTTCTTTGACGCCCGTTGCGGTAATCACCACTTCCTCCAAGTTTTTATTTTTAATGGTATCCTTGGTTTGTTGAGCCATGGCATTACTCCCGATGCTCCCTAAAAGCACAGCAATAATAACAGTTTTTTTATTCATAAGTTTAATTTTTAATTTGTGCACAAAGATAGCGTAATTTAGAATAAATAAAATCTAATAACCTACTGAAATATATCATTAAAAAAAGAATACCGTTTAAAACCCTTCACCACTGCCGTATTCTCGGTATTATAGGTTTTTTAATGCCTTTGAAAATCATCTTTTTAATTATAAAAAACAGAAAACTTAATTTTTTGAAATTAAATTCTGATAAAAGCATAAAATTTCTTATTTTTGCCTTCTAAAAAAATTCAATTAATGAAGGTTACGAGTAAAAATCACGATGAAGTAAGCGCATTGCTTACGGTAACTTTGGATAAAAAAGATTATAAAGACAAAGTTGAAAAGCAATTGATTAACTATGCTAAAAATGCCACGATTCCTGGCTTTAGAAAAGGAAAGGCTCCACTTGGGATGATCCGCAGACAGTACGAAGCTGGATTAACCTATGAGGAAATCAACAAGCAAGTTTCTGAAGGGCTTAATAACTACATTACAGAAAATAAACTCAGATTGGTAGGGCAGCCTGTGCCTGTGCCAGTAGAGGAGTTAGATACCAACCAAGAACAAATAGAGCTTCCGTTTGAAATCGGTTTTGAACCAGAATTCAGCATTGATTTAGCACAATACGAAGCGCCACATTTCCAAATAGAGGCTTCTGATAAGGAAATCAGCACCAGCATAGAGAATATGCAGAAGAGATTTGCTGAAAGAGAACCGCAGGAAAAAGCCACTAAAGATTCTTACATCGCTTTAGAAGTGAAGCAAGTAGTAGAAGAAGATGCCGAAGGCGAGCACCACCACGCACCGAAAAATGTGGTGATCAACGCAGAGAATAAAGCCGCTTTTGATTTGGTTAAAAAACTTAAAAAAGACGAATCTATCAAAATCTCTAAAGAAGATTTAGTAAAAGATGAGGAGTTGGCAAAAGTTTTAGGCTTCTCTAAAGAAGAGGCGGAGCACCTACACCACAACGAGGTAGAGGTTACAGTGAAAGACATCTACAAACTTAAATTGGCAGAGCTTAACCAAGAGCTTTTTGACAATGTTTATGGTAAAGACACTGTAAAATCTGAAGATGAGCTTAAAGCTAAAGTAAAATCAGAATTAGATGAATACTTCCAGCAAAATGCGGATGTTCACTTCGTGAATAAAATTTTAGAGCAAATTACCGAAAAGCAAGAAGTGCAGTTGCCAGAGGCGTTTTTAGTAAAATGGTTAATGTTTACCAATGCTAATATCGCTAACGAAGCTCAGGCTAAAGAAATCTTAGAAGCGGAGAAAAATCAACTGAAATACCAAATTATTGAAGGTAAGTTGATGAACGAAAACGAAATTACCATTGACTATGCTGATGTGCTCAGCCAAGCGGAGCAATTGGTGAGAAATCAGTTGGCAATTTATGGTATCCACCACCTTTCTGATGAGGAAATCCAGAAATATGCGGTAGAAATGCTCAAAAACCAAGAGCAAGTAAGACAAATTTCTTCTGAAGTAGCTATGGCAAAACTAAAAGATGTTATTTTAGAGAAAGCCAAAAAGAAAGAAACTAAAATCTCTCACGAAGATTTTTTAAAGGAATTACAGAAATAATTTCCCACAGAAATATAAAAAATGAGCCTCTATTTTTAGAGGCTTGTTTTTTTATACTAAGTTATTGGTAATAAAAGTGTTGAGTTTAATTCGGAGGTGTTTTTTTGCGTATTTTTCTTAATAACATTAACATTTTAAGTTTTTTTTTAACACTTTTTAACAGTTCTTGCTATCCCCCGTGTTTAGGTTAATAGACGACTTTATTAAGATTTATTTAAGATAAAATTAACATTTTTTAACGTTTTGATATGGTCGGCTAAGAGGTTCAGTATAAATTTGCCCTCGTAAAAAACAAAACAAAAAAAATTCAAAATGATGAAAAGAGCCATTCTCGTAATCATAATGATGATTTCTTTCGGAGGATTATATTCGTTTAAAAACAGCGAGTCTAATTTAGCGGGCACCACTTATGCTTCCTACTATCACGACAAGTTCAATGGTAGAAAAACCGCCAGCGGAGAGATTTTTGATAATACAGAGCTAACCGCTGCCAACAAAAGATTACCATTCGGTACCTTGGTAGAAATTACCAACCTGAGGACAGGGAAAAGTGTCGTGGTAAAAGTGAACGATAGAGGACCTTATGCCAAAGGACGCTCGTTTGACCTGAGCAAAGCAGCCTTTAACGCCATAGGAAACCACAAAAGAGGCACTATGCCGATTACTTATCGCGTGATAGGGCAAGAAGATTAAACCACCAATCCATAGATTTTTATAGAAACTGTTTTTTGACGAAAACAGTTTTTTTATCAATATAGCCACCAATATTCGCAAATAAATCGTAGAAAATACGGCTGTTCTCAAAAAATGTTTTACTTTTGTGTCTATGCAAAATGTGGCTTTCATTATCAATCCTTTTTCGGCAAAGGGGCAGTACCAGCACTTCTTAGCACAGTGCCAAGAGAAAATGCCCGAAGCCCATTATTATATTTCGGAATCTTTGGAGGGGACACGCCAGTTTATCGCCCAGCATATGGCGGATACGGATATATTCATCGCGATGGGCGGAGATGGCA from Riemerella columbina includes the following:
- a CDS encoding TonB-dependent receptor family protein translates to MNKKTVIIAVLLGSIGSNAMAQQTKDTIKNKNLEEVVITATGVKEKIKNYAGSVNTVTAKTFKELGIQTLGDAMRLVPGANFVDEDGRGLKPSIGLRGLDPGRSSALLTLVDGKMPLGESYSSLSEYTMVPAASVERIEIIRGASPVLYGGGAIGGVMNIITKNGAYEPYKRIYAAYGNYNALNLGAEAGGGSKTFNYYIGYNRRQGDGSREKNSKFHTDDVTLSLAARPDEQNELKFYFSAFWENSETPGGLNAQEYTQNPRQSLAVHDHDEFLAKRMMANLTYTRHLNTTNSLSAVLYGGYFQRDWWIGSAYPTENKNAGMLRNIPSFGVYIDYKNTDQVWGLKNNFLAGLRYHTDIYRNKSVDGATNEARSGVLQSGNESNTNVYEAYLYNQLYLRTDLILSPGVRYTYVDYATNDLKSGLQTKANSDSFIYSLGLVYQGVKNSEFYTTVSKGYQPPQSSSATNPKVVASGKFLKPETSNNFEVGVRTRPTEWLSLNLTGYLIYFNDKIVTIDGLRQNAGKSFHRGIEAEIKVKPTPQFSFYVNTAIQKATFSNGDFKGNTLPYAPNFTITPGAKFQTPLGKGELIINLYDAYTSKQYTDNANTWEGSPNGNIGKIPGYNILSGSINYNINHLNFNFNMLNILDREYYTKRYPYWGGIMPSSDRTFSFGVGYQF
- a CDS encoding trigger factor, with protein sequence MKVTSKNHDEVSALLTVTLDKKDYKDKVEKQLINYAKNATIPGFRKGKAPLGMIRRQYEAGLTYEEINKQVSEGLNNYITENKLRLVGQPVPVPVEELDTNQEQIELPFEIGFEPEFSIDLAQYEAPHFQIEASDKEISTSIENMQKRFAEREPQEKATKDSYIALEVKQVVEEDAEGEHHHAPKNVVINAENKAAFDLVKKLKKDESIKISKEDLVKDEELAKVLGFSKEEAEHLHHNEVEVTVKDIYKLKLAELNQELFDNVYGKDTVKSEDELKAKVKSELDEYFQQNADVHFVNKILEQITEKQEVQLPEAFLVKWLMFTNANIANEAQAKEILEAEKNQLKYQIIEGKLMNENEITIDYADVLSQAEQLVRNQLAIYGIHHLSDEEIQKYAVEMLKNQEQVRQISSEVAMAKLKDVILEKAKKKETKISHEDFLKELQK
- a CDS encoding septal ring lytic transglycosylase RlpA family protein; translation: MMKRAILVIIMMISFGGLYSFKNSESNLAGTTYASYYHDKFNGRKTASGEIFDNTELTAANKRLPFGTLVEITNLRTGKSVVVKVNDRGPYAKGRSFDLSKAAFNAIGNHKRGTMPITYRVIGQED